DNA from Lactobacillus sp. ESL0791:
GTGGTCAACAAAGTGTTCATTTCTGAATGCTAGACAGTTTAACACTAAGACACCGGAATTAATGTACTTCTTAGGGTCTAGCGCGAGCACATTTTTAATGTACAACTGCATCTTTTCCACATATTGAATCGATGTGTCCATTGATGCGGCGAAGAGATTATTGCCTAAGCCAGTATCATATAGTTTAGCGATATCATCATTGATAATTGTATCACTATCGATATAAATTGCCTTATCATATTCTGGAAAAAGGTCGGGGATGAACAAACGGTAAAAAATAGACATCGTAAAAAAGTCGGCTTTCAGGTAGTTCTCTTGGCGATTTTCAATTGGTTTTACGAGCTTGTCATCAACATAAAAAAATTTCACGTGCACGTTGTCAGAGCCTAAAGCCTTCAAAGCCTGCTGGTGCTCATCCGATATTCCCTGATTAAGAAAATAAACGGTGTAATCGTTGCTGGGACTAGTGTTCTTAACTAATGAATTGAGCGATACAGCCGCATATTTGGTAAAATCATCACTGATACTATAAAAAACTGGGATAGTCATAAATCTTCTCCTCTTATAATTTTTTCTATTCTAAAGATTATCTTTTAACTTGAGGTAAAGGTCAAGTAGATTATCGTATTCGTGCAGCTTGAGCACGCTGTGAATGCGGTTAACCTCCCATGGCTTAACCGTCTGGGTGTGGAAAAAGGGGAGAAAACGAAAAC
Protein-coding regions in this window:
- a CDS encoding glycosyltransferase family 8 protein, whose amino-acid sequence is MTIPVFYSISDDFTKYAAVSLNSLVKNTSPSNDYTVYFLNQGISDEHQQALKALGSDNVHVKFFYVDDKLVKPIENRQENYLKADFFTMSIFYRLFIPDLFPEYDKAIYIDSDTIINDDIAKLYDTGLGNNLFAASMDTSIQYVEKMQLYIKNVLALDPKKYINSGVLVLNCLAFRNEHFVDHFFDLLEKYHFDCIATDQDYLNEIAEGRIFYLNPKWDAMPNENTEPLAKPSLIHYNLFFKPWHFKNIQYEEYFWDNAKETPFYDELKRGLDEYTEEEREHDRQKLNHMLAKEDKTINDAQNWARVKKQGPVTL